One segment of Cetobacterium sp. NK01 DNA contains the following:
- a CDS encoding HutD family protein — protein sequence MDYKIVRKENQKERLWTGGVSKELYIYPDGSTINSPFNFRVSTATINPGEYNFTSFKGYKRLLILLSGSLKLEVDEKEYFLEPLSHIFFSGDSHTSSSTSKNCIDFNLIYKDNIELLEFKIVEKNFIGNSLSSKAINIFYNLEESKHAYINTNEYLLNAGDTLIACGNNFNLEGVGKGIILSLNIK from the coding sequence ATGGATTATAAAATTGTTAGAAAAGAAAACCAAAAAGAACGTCTTTGGACTGGGGGAGTTTCTAAAGAACTGTATATATATCCTGATGGTTCTACTATTAACAGCCCATTTAATTTTAGAGTTTCAACAGCAACTATAAATCCCGGAGAATACAATTTCACATCCTTTAAAGGATATAAAAGACTCCTTATCCTTCTTTCAGGAAGTCTAAAATTAGAAGTTGATGAAAAAGAGTACTTTTTAGAACCTCTTTCTCATATATTTTTTTCAGGTGATAGTCATACGAGCAGTTCTACTAGTAAAAATTGTATTGACTTCAATTTAATTTATAAGGATAACATTGAACTTTTAGAATTTAAAATTGTGGAAAAAAATTTTATTGGTAACTCTCTTTCTTCAAAAGCTATAAATATTTTTTATAATTTAGAAGAAAGTAAACATGCGTATATTAATACTAATGAATATCTTTTAAATGCTGGAGATACTCTAATTGCTTGTGGAAATAATTTTAATTTAGAAGGAGTTGGAAAAGGTATTATACTTTCTTTAAATATAAAATAA
- a CDS encoding phosphoglycerate kinase, translating into MAKKIVTDLNVAGKKVLMRVDFNVPMKDGKITDENRIVAALPTIKYVLENGGKVIAFSHLGKVKEAADLEKRNIEPVAKRLAELLGQPVTFINATRGEELEKAVANLKDGEILMFQNTRFEDLDGKKESKNDPELGKYWASLGDLFVNDAFGTAHRAHASNVGIAANIGEGNTAAGFLMEKEIKFIGGAVDAPERPLVAILGGAKVSDKIGVIENLLVKADKILIGGAMMFTFFKALGKNTGKSLVEEDKVELAKSLLEKANGKIVLPIDTVICKEFSNDAPHSVVSVDAIPDDEMGLDVGPATVKLFADQLVGAKTVVWNGPMGVFEMSNYAKGTIGVCEAIANLENATTIIGGGDSAAAAISLGFADKFSHISTGGGASLEYLEGKKLPGVESISNK; encoded by the coding sequence ATGGCAAAGAAAATTGTAACTGATTTAAATGTAGCTGGTAAGAAAGTTTTAATGAGAGTTGATTTTAACGTTCCTATGAAAGATGGAAAAATCACTGACGAAAACAGAATCGTAGCTGCTTTACCAACTATAAAGTATGTTTTAGAAAATGGAGGAAAAGTAATCGCTTTCTCTCACTTAGGAAAAGTTAAAGAAGCTGCTGATTTAGAAAAAAGAAATATTGAGCCTGTTGCTAAGAGATTAGCTGAGCTTTTAGGACAACCTGTAACTTTCATCAATGCTACAAGAGGAGAGGAGTTAGAAAAGGCTGTTGCTAACTTAAAAGACGGAGAAATCTTAATGTTCCAAAACACTAGATTTGAAGATTTAGATGGTAAAAAAGAATCTAAAAATGATCCAGAGTTAGGAAAATACTGGGCTTCTTTAGGAGATTTATTCGTTAACGATGCATTTGGAACTGCTCACAGAGCTCATGCTTCTAACGTTGGAATCGCTGCTAACATTGGAGAAGGAAACACTGCTGCTGGATTCTTAATGGAAAAAGAGATCAAGTTTATCGGTGGAGCTGTTGATGCACCAGAGAGACCTTTAGTTGCTATCTTAGGAGGAGCTAAAGTTTCTGATAAAATTGGAGTTATTGAAAACTTATTAGTTAAAGCTGATAAAATATTAATCGGTGGAGCTATGATGTTCACATTCTTCAAAGCTTTAGGAAAAAATACAGGAAAATCTCTTGTTGAAGAGGATAAAGTTGAGTTAGCTAAATCTTTATTAGAAAAAGCTAATGGAAAGATTGTATTACCTATTGATACTGTAATCTGTAAAGAGTTCTCTAACGATGCACCTCACTCAGTTGTATCTGTAGATGCAATTCCTGATGACGAGATGGGATTAGATGTAGGACCTGCTACAGTTAAGCTATTTGCTGATCAATTAGTTGGAGCAAAAACAGTTGTATGGAACGGACCTATGGGTGTATTTGAGATGTCTAACTACGCTAAAGGAACTATCGGAGTTTGTGAAGCTATCGCTAACTTAGAGAACGCTACAACTATCATCGGTGGAGGAGACTCTGCTGCTGCTGCTATCTCTTTAGGATTCGCTGATAAGTTCTCTCACATCTCTACTGGTGGAGGAGCTTCTCTAGAATATTTAGAAGGTAAAAAATTACCAGGTGTAGAATCTATTTCTAACAAGTAA
- a CDS encoding HD domain-containing phosphohydrolase, with protein sequence MLKVILFSLFLYTAIVGKEHVILLENENSFFFYKEKNDYKGLYPKIFKDINKKKKMNLKLKELETNLILDMEKGKDILIMDLIETDERREKYYFIPTFFYLKANMYFLNDKYIDITNFYKKKVGIVKGTYLDKEFLEKYDFLETQIIDIQTREKGLEMLKNREIDGFVTDNQYGFKDNLRKIELNRIPIMVTTLAVPKTEKKLYTELKKYFEEISPKVLKAMISKSRKEYYIDKFKDKYVDLKGKEIDVVFPTEKSNYPLYYIEDGVEKGLAIEYLKDVEEILEIKIKKVFFSKKEDWKINHITIASTIESSIKDNKNYTNPYYTLTPVIFNRKEDGFINNLVEARKKRFAVVENSYYMDYLKRFLKEENFIYVKDIDEAIEKVRKKEADYSVCDYKTLSNKLYNSGFDKEIKIAGILDKKYDVSMVTKDDEEDLYEALKDISASFLNENMSKNIYLEKNSYETDKSKEILLFSLGLLLLSLILLYRGRKNLIEKRKYEDLMLSLVSSLEAVNQFNDLETGNHIKRLNMYSELLANKLGSSKKFYEEIGRVASLHDVGKIGIDRSILKKPGKLTDDEFEAIKAHPEIGYEIIKKSGVSIMAEHIARYHHEKWDGSGYPCGLKGYEIPLEARIVSVVDVYDALRQKRIYKEGFTHEKAINIIREESGRSFDPYIVKVFLENEFKFERLFNSNI encoded by the coding sequence ATGTTAAAAGTTATACTCTTTTCTCTTTTTTTATATACCGCTATAGTGGGGAAAGAACATGTAATATTACTAGAAAATGAAAATAGTTTTTTCTTTTATAAAGAAAAAAATGACTATAAAGGTTTATATCCTAAAATATTTAAAGATATAAATAAAAAGAAAAAAATGAATTTAAAATTAAAAGAATTAGAGACTAATTTAATTTTAGATATGGAAAAGGGAAAAGATATATTAATAATGGATTTAATTGAAACTGATGAAAGAAGAGAAAAGTACTACTTTATTCCTACTTTTTTTTATTTAAAAGCAAATATGTATTTTTTAAATGATAAATATATAGATATAACTAATTTTTATAAAAAGAAAGTAGGAATTGTAAAAGGAACTTATTTGGATAAAGAATTTTTAGAAAAATATGATTTTTTAGAAACTCAAATTATAGATATTCAAACTCGTGAAAAAGGCTTAGAAATGCTTAAAAATAGAGAGATAGATGGATTTGTAACGGATAATCAGTATGGTTTTAAAGATAATTTAAGAAAAATAGAGTTAAATAGAATTCCTATAATGGTAACAACTTTAGCAGTTCCTAAAACAGAAAAAAAACTTTATACTGAATTGAAAAAATATTTTGAAGAGATATCACCTAAGGTTTTAAAAGCAATGATAAGTAAATCTCGTAAAGAATATTATATAGATAAGTTTAAAGATAAGTATGTTGATTTAAAAGGAAAAGAGATAGATGTAGTGTTTCCCACTGAAAAAAGCAATTATCCTCTTTATTATATAGAGGATGGAGTAGAAAAAGGCTTGGCTATAGAATATCTAAAGGATGTAGAAGAGATATTAGAGATTAAAATTAAAAAAGTATTTTTTTCTAAAAAAGAGGATTGGAAAATAAATCACATAACAATAGCTTCTACAATAGAGAGTAGCATAAAAGATAATAAAAATTATACAAATCCATATTATACTTTAACTCCTGTTATATTTAATAGAAAAGAGGATGGCTTTATAAATAATTTAGTTGAAGCAAGAAAAAAAAGATTTGCAGTTGTAGAAAACTCCTATTATATGGATTACTTGAAAAGATTTTTAAAAGAAGAAAATTTTATATATGTAAAAGATATAGATGAAGCAATAGAAAAAGTTAGAAAAAAAGAAGCTGATTACAGTGTATGTGACTACAAAACATTAAGTAATAAACTTTATAATAGTGGATTTGATAAAGAGATTAAAATAGCTGGAATTTTAGATAAAAAATATGATGTATCTATGGTAACAAAAGATGATGAAGAGGATCTCTATGAAGCTTTAAAAGATATATCTGCAAGTTTTTTAAATGAAAATATGAGTAAAAATATATACTTAGAAAAAAATAGTTATGAGACAGATAAATCAAAAGAAATATTGTTATTTTCTTTAGGATTATTATTGTTAAGTTTAATCTTATTATATAGAGGAAGAAAAAATTTAATTGAAAAAAGAAAATACGAAGATTTAATGCTTTCTTTGGTTTCTTCTTTAGAAGCAGTAAATCAATTTAATGATTTAGAGACAGGGAATCATATAAAAAGATTAAATATGTACTCAGAACTACTAGCTAATAAACTAGGATCTAGTAAGAAATTTTATGAAGAAATTGGAAGAGTTGCCTCGTTACATGATGTAGGAAAAATAGGTATAGATAGAAGTATATTGAAAAAACCAGGAAAATTAACTGATGATGAATTTGAAGCCATAAAAGCACACCCTGAAATAGGATATGAAATTATTAAAAAATCAGGGGTTAGTATAATGGCTGAACATATAGCAAGATACCATCATGAAAAATGGGATGGATCAGGTTATCCGTGTGGTTTAAAAGGGTATGAAATTCCTTTAGAAGCAAGAATAGTTTCTGTTGTAGATGTATATGATGCACTGAGACAAAAAAGAATATATAAAGAGGGATTTACTCATGAGAAAGCTATAAATATAATAAGAGAAGAAAGTGGAAGAAGTTTTGATCCATATATTGTAAAAGTATTTTTAGAAAATGAATTTAAATTTGAAAGGTTGTTTAATTCAAATATATAA
- the gap gene encoding type I glyceraldehyde-3-phosphate dehydrogenase, with the protein MAVKVAINGFGRIGRLALRLMMNNPEFEVVAINDLTDAKTLAHLFKYDSAQGRFNGTIEVIEGGFSVNGKEIKVLADRDPKNLPWGELNVDVVLECTGFFTSQEKAGLHLEAGAKKVVISAPATGDIKTVVYNVNHQILDGTETVISGASCTTNCLAPMANVLNNEFGVVEGLMTTIHAYTNDQNTLDGPHGKGDLRRGRAAAANIVPNTTGAAKAIGLVIPALAGKLDGAAQRVPVITGSLTELVTVLEKPVTVAEINAAMKAAANESFGYTEEELVSSDIIGIEFGSLFDATQTRVMTVGDKQLVKTVAWYDNEMSYTAQLIRTLKYFVEISK; encoded by the coding sequence ATGGCAGTTAAAGTAGCGATTAATGGATTCGGAAGAATTGGAAGATTAGCATTAAGATTAATGATGAACAACCCTGAGTTTGAGGTAGTAGCAATAAACGACTTAACAGATGCAAAAACTCTTGCTCACCTTTTCAAGTATGACTCTGCACAAGGTAGATTCAACGGAACTATCGAGGTTATCGAAGGAGGATTCTCAGTTAACGGAAAAGAGATTAAAGTTTTAGCTGATAGAGATCCTAAAAACTTACCATGGGGAGAGTTAAACGTAGACGTTGTTCTTGAGTGTACTGGATTCTTCACTTCTCAAGAGAAAGCTGGACTTCACTTAGAAGCTGGAGCTAAGAAAGTTGTTATATCTGCACCTGCAACAGGAGATATCAAAACTGTAGTTTATAACGTAAACCACCAAATTTTAGATGGTACAGAGACAGTAATTTCTGGAGCTTCTTGTACAACTAACTGTTTAGCACCAATGGCTAACGTATTAAACAATGAGTTTGGAGTTGTAGAAGGATTAATGACTACTATCCACGCTTATACAAATGACCAAAACACATTAGATGGACCACACGGTAAAGGAGATTTAAGAAGAGGTAGAGCTGCTGCTGCTAACATCGTTCCTAACACAACTGGAGCTGCAAAAGCAATCGGATTAGTAATCCCTGCACTAGCTGGAAAATTAGATGGAGCTGCTCAAAGAGTACCAGTAATCACTGGATCATTAACTGAGTTAGTAACTGTTTTAGAGAAGCCAGTAACTGTTGCTGAAATCAACGCTGCTATGAAAGCTGCTGCAAACGAGTCATTCGGATACACTGAAGAGGAGTTAGTATCTTCTGATATCATCGGAATCGAATTCGGATCATTATTTGATGCAACTCAAACAAGAGTTATGACAGTTGGAGATAAGCAATTAGTTAAAACTGTTGCTTGGTACGATAACGAAATGTCTTATACTGCTCAATTAATAAGAACTTTAAAGTACTTCGTAGAAATTTCTAAGTAA
- the ctlX gene encoding citrulline utilization hydrolase CtlX, producing MNSQITNKVLMIKPIKFYYNAQTAVNNAYQKNLEENPEIVEQKALNEFDSLVNKMKSVGIDVDVIQDTSTPYTPDSIFPNNWFSSHSNNTLIIYPMFAENRRLERDKFLPTLKSFYTESINIIDLTSFEKENKFLEGTGALVLDRVNKIAYCSISPRANEDVLEEFCKLLNYKAIKFHSLQDFNNKETAIYHTNVMMGVTESFVVICLNSIIDLKEREFVKNSIINSGKEIIDISLDQVLQFCGNVLELKNSSGKHYTLMSKSAFNGFTEDQIKTIKKRSDIIYSDISTIETYGGGSVRCMIAELF from the coding sequence ATGAATAGTCAAATTACAAATAAAGTTCTTATGATAAAGCCTATTAAATTTTATTATAATGCTCAAACAGCTGTAAATAATGCCTATCAAAAAAATCTTGAGGAAAATCCTGAGATAGTAGAACAAAAAGCTTTAAATGAATTTGATTCTCTTGTTAATAAAATGAAAAGTGTTGGAATTGATGTGGACGTTATTCAAGATACGTCCACACCGTATACACCTGATAGTATTTTTCCAAATAATTGGTTTAGTTCTCACTCGAACAATACACTTATTATATATCCTATGTTTGCAGAAAATAGAAGACTTGAAAGAGATAAATTCCTTCCAACATTAAAAAGCTTTTACACTGAATCTATTAATATTATAGATTTAACATCTTTTGAAAAAGAGAATAAATTTTTAGAGGGAACAGGAGCGCTAGTTTTAGATAGAGTTAATAAAATTGCATATTGTTCTATTTCTCCTAGAGCAAATGAAGATGTTTTAGAAGAATTTTGTAAATTGCTAAATTATAAAGCCATTAAATTTCATTCCTTGCAAGATTTTAACAACAAGGAAACTGCTATATATCATACCAATGTAATGATGGGAGTTACCGAAAGTTTTGTTGTAATCTGTTTAAATTCAATAATAGATTTGAAAGAACGTGAATTTGTTAAAAATTCTATTATAAATTCTGGAAAAGAGATTATAGATATCTCTTTAGATCAAGTTTTACAATTTTGTGGTAATGTTTTAGAATTAAAAAATTCTTCAGGAAAACACTACACTCTTATGTCAAAGTCAGCTTTTAATGGCTTTACAGAAGACCAAATCAAAACAATTAAAAAAAGGTCTGATATTATTTATTCTGACATCTCTACTATTGAAACATATGGTGGGGGATCAGTTAGATGTATGATTGCCGAACTTTTTTAA
- the hdcA gene encoding histidine decarboxylase, pyruvoyl type, translating into MRIDKTAISFYEDYCDGYGAPGSTGNGYVSVLKVSVGTVPKTDDILIDGIVAYDRAEVNDAYVGQINMLTASSFCGLAGQVWGYDLAKHDSIADDLNPTVLEVPQFDGSILKVYDAKPLLEAGVELFGTESKRRFTPLPGSHMICANKGVTAYRPIEDREFKENEGYGVWCFIAISIAKDRDKDASLFIEDAGVWTENDNPEDLKKFLEDHRKAIIWSVVECGKDSHVAYDRTYVGFAYTIMKPGEIGTSLTCGPYVTLARKAIPEKGFGELNNLTLSQWLDVQGLEPIIKK; encoded by the coding sequence ATGAGAATTGACAAAACAGCTATTAGTTTTTATGAGGATTATTGTGATGGATATGGAGCTCCTGGATCGACAGGAAATGGATATGTTTCTGTTTTAAAAGTTTCTGTAGGTACAGTTCCTAAAACAGATGATATTTTAATAGATGGGATTGTTGCTTACGATAGAGCTGAGGTTAATGATGCTTACGTTGGACAAATTAATATGTTAACTGCTTCATCTTTCTGTGGTCTTGCTGGTCAAGTTTGGGGATATGATTTAGCTAAACATGATTCAATTGCTGATGATTTAAATCCAACAGTTTTAGAAGTTCCACAATTTGATGGCTCAATTTTAAAAGTGTATGATGCCAAACCCCTTTTAGAAGCTGGTGTTGAACTTTTTGGTACTGAATCAAAAAGAAGATTTACTCCACTTCCTGGTTCTCATATGATTTGTGCTAATAAAGGAGTTACTGCATATAGACCAATTGAAGATAGAGAGTTCAAAGAAAACGAAGGGTATGGAGTTTGGTGTTTCATAGCAATTTCTATAGCTAAAGATAGAGATAAAGACGCTAGTTTATTTATAGAAGATGCTGGAGTTTGGACTGAAAACGATAATCCTGAAGATTTAAAAAAATTCTTAGAAGATCATAGAAAAGCTATTATTTGGTCTGTTGTTGAATGTGGAAAAGACTCTCATGTTGCGTATGATAGAACGTATGTAGGATTTGCCTATACTATTATGAAACCTGGTGAAATAGGTACATCTTTAACTTGTGGACCATATGTTACTTTAGCTAGAAAAGCTATTCCTGAAAAAGGTTTTGGTGAACTAAATAACCTTACTCTTTCTCAATGGTTAGATGTTCAAGGATTAGAGCCTATCATAAAAAAATAA
- a CDS encoding type I phosphomannose isomerase catalytic subunit: MYLLKFKKNLVEKVWGGRGFQKTLGFDLPTDELYGESWEVSCHPAGMSYVENGELEGKSLEEIFVKYGKDLVGEEIIEKYGDKFPLLIKYLDINDKLSVQVHPSDEYALRVEKEFGKSEVWYVMEASSDAKLILGLKNDVTPEIYKEKVDKKDFTGLFNEISVKKGDFIDVKPGVVHGTLEGSILICEIQQNSDTTYRIYDFDREVNGVKRELHLDKAMDVIEFGKDVEISSEESRKKIKIQDATVEELIRGDYFSIDRILVDGTFSDKSYKNFKIYSILDGDGVLNSEDKEYKVKKGDTYFIPAKMSVEISGKLEIMKSYI; the protein is encoded by the coding sequence ATGTATCTATTAAAATTTAAAAAAAATTTAGTTGAAAAAGTATGGGGAGGAAGAGGATTTCAAAAAACTTTGGGATTTGATCTACCAACAGATGAGTTATATGGAGAATCTTGGGAAGTTAGCTGCCATCCAGCTGGAATGTCTTATGTCGAAAATGGAGAATTAGAAGGAAAAAGTCTAGAGGAGATTTTTGTAAAATATGGAAAAGATCTTGTAGGTGAGGAAATTATAGAGAAATATGGAGATAAATTTCCACTTCTAATAAAGTATTTAGATATTAACGATAAACTATCAGTACAAGTTCATCCAAGTGATGAATATGCATTGAGAGTAGAAAAAGAATTTGGAAAAAGTGAAGTTTGGTATGTAATGGAAGCAAGTTCAGATGCGAAATTAATTTTAGGTCTGAAAAATGATGTTACACCAGAAATATATAAAGAGAAGGTTGATAAAAAAGATTTTACAGGTTTATTTAATGAGATTAGTGTAAAAAAAGGGGACTTTATAGATGTTAAACCTGGAGTAGTTCATGGTACACTAGAAGGATCTATATTGATATGTGAGATACAACAAAATTCAGATACAACATATAGAATATATGATTTTGATAGAGAGGTTAACGGAGTTAAAAGAGAGCTACACCTAGATAAAGCTATGGATGTTATTGAGTTTGGAAAAGATGTTGAAATAAGTTCTGAGGAATCAAGAAAAAAAATAAAAATTCAAGATGCAACGGTTGAAGAGCTAATAAGAGGAGATTATTTTTCAATTGATAGAATATTAGTTGATGGAACTTTTAGTGACAAGAGTTACAAAAATTTTAAAATATACTCGATATTAGACGGAGATGGAGTATTAAATTCTGAAGATAAAGAATATAAGGTAAAAAAGGGAGATACTTACTTTATACCAGCTAAGATGTCAGTTGAAATTAGTGGGAAGTTAGAGATTATGAAAAGTTACATATAA
- a CDS encoding bifunctional metallophosphatase/5'-nucleotidase: MRSTKFLVLGALLSMTLIGCGKKEEAPKTATNTEVKEYKENKLDLEKKVIKKGEAGPEEVTLSFAATSDVHGRIYPYEYGIDSEDKSAGFAKTYTIVKNLREKNPNLILMDIGDTVQDNSAELFNNLETHPMVEAMNTMDYDAWILGNHEFNFEKDFLLRNVKNFKGSVISVNIENEDDGSKFVLPYQIYDIQGVKVALVGGIPPHVPMWEASAPEHFKGLTFEDPMTAVKETLDELEGKYDVLVGAFHLGRKDEYGKTGVFDLAEAYPQFDLIFAGHEHARYVTDVNGTTVLEPGAYGWGVSNGEIKVVKKDGKWEIKDIVAKNVETKDVQADSSMLDQFKNVHDESRADANKVVGKVNGKFIEGTDYITGEDKVTTMPTSQLQDNAIIELINEVQNHFAKSDVSAAAVFNFDSNLNAGDFKKKDVAFIYKYTNTLMGVNMTGENLLKYMEWSMDYYNQTKPGDVTVSFNPKVRGYNYDMFDGVNYKVDISKPAGQRIVDATIKGEPIDPKKTYKVAVNNYRFGTLMNLGLVTDRDKYYDSYEELQDGGRIRDLIVRYVQENLNGELNPKVDNNWEIIGFDENVPGKAEIIEKIKTGEIKIPMSEDGRTLNVQSVNVNDL; encoded by the coding sequence GTGAGAAGTACTAAATTCTTAGTTTTAGGAGCTCTTTTATCTATGACTTTAATAGGTTGTGGAAAGAAGGAGGAAGCACCTAAAACAGCAACAAACACAGAGGTTAAGGAGTATAAGGAAAATAAACTTGATCTAGAGAAAAAAGTTATTAAAAAGGGAGAGGCAGGACCAGAAGAGGTAACTCTTTCATTTGCAGCTACATCAGATGTACACGGAAGAATATATCCATATGAGTATGGAATAGATTCTGAAGATAAGAGTGCAGGATTTGCTAAAACATATACAATTGTAAAAAATTTAAGAGAGAAAAATCCAAACTTAATTTTAATGGATATTGGAGATACTGTTCAAGATAATAGTGCTGAGTTATTTAACAACTTAGAAACGCACCCAATGGTTGAAGCTATGAATACAATGGATTATGATGCATGGATTTTAGGAAACCATGAATTTAACTTTGAAAAAGATTTCTTATTAAGAAATGTTAAAAATTTCAAAGGATCTGTAATTTCTGTAAACATAGAAAATGAAGATGATGGATCAAAATTTGTATTGCCATATCAAATATATGATATTCAAGGAGTAAAGGTAGCTTTAGTTGGAGGAATACCGCCTCATGTACCTATGTGGGAAGCTTCAGCACCAGAACACTTTAAAGGACTTACTTTTGAAGATCCTATGACAGCAGTAAAAGAAACTTTAGATGAGTTAGAAGGAAAGTATGACGTACTTGTAGGAGCATTTCACTTAGGAAGAAAAGATGAGTACGGGAAAACTGGAGTATTTGATTTAGCAGAAGCATACCCTCAATTTGATCTTATATTTGCAGGTCATGAGCATGCTAGATATGTAACAGATGTAAATGGAACTACTGTTCTTGAGCCAGGTGCTTATGGATGGGGAGTTTCAAATGGTGAGATTAAAGTAGTTAAGAAAGATGGAAAATGGGAGATTAAAGATATTGTGGCTAAAAACGTTGAAACAAAAGATGTTCAAGCAGATAGCTCAATGTTAGATCAATTTAAAAATGTTCATGATGAGTCTAGAGCAGATGCAAATAAAGTAGTTGGAAAAGTTAATGGCAAATTTATTGAAGGAACAGATTATATAACTGGTGAAGACAAAGTTACAACAATGCCAACATCTCAACTTCAAGATAATGCTATAATAGAGCTTATTAATGAAGTGCAAAATCATTTTGCTAAATCTGACGTATCAGCAGCAGCGGTTTTCAATTTTGACTCTAATTTAAATGCAGGAGATTTTAAAAAGAAAGATGTAGCATTTATCTATAAGTATACAAATACTTTGATGGGTGTAAATATGACTGGAGAAAATCTATTGAAATACATGGAATGGTCAATGGATTATTATAATCAAACTAAACCTGGTGATGTAACTGTATCATTTAATCCAAAAGTTAGAGGATACAACTATGATATGTTTGATGGTGTGAACTATAAAGTAGATATATCTAAACCAGCTGGACAAAGAATCGTAGATGCTACAATAAAGGGAGAGCCAATTGATCCTAAAAAGACATACAAAGTAGCAGTAAATAATTATAGATTTGGAACACTTATGAATTTAGGTCTTGTAACAGATAGGGACAAATATTATGATTCATATGAAGAATTACAAGATGGTGGAAGAATTAGAGATCTTATTGTAAGATATGTTCAAGAAAATTTAAATGGAGAATTAAATCCAAAAGTAGATAACAACTGGGAAATAATAGGGTTTGATGAAAATGTACCTGGAAAAGCTGAAATTATTGAAAAAATAAAAACAGGTGAAATTAAAATACCTATGTCTGAGGATGGAAGAACGTTAAATGTTCAATCAGTAAACGTTAATGATCTATAA
- a CDS encoding YibE/F family protein: MKKIILPLLVVISIFIMAIYSPKLSVDLKGKTKFPQEFVKGEVTKVIDEELMKDPIMKGKFRGGQNLEVKILEGKHKGESFKVYNSLSALHNVYADVGLKAIFTVREEKDKTTVWLYNLKRDRAIYLLGAIFIGAVLILGKMKGLKSLLALIFTGSVIIYILLPLLFKGVDPISTSILLSSIIIVVSFLLIGGYDRKTYSAIIGTISGITIAGLISYGFGKIMSLSGLNLSEGQQLLYITRDFKLQIEGLLFVSILIASLGAVMDVAMSISSSVNEIYQHKKTLTSKELFHSAMEIGKDIVGTMINTLILAFAGGSLPLMMMIWGYGMVYQQFINIPAIAIEVVNALAGSIGIIATVPVTAVVSILLIKRKGEEK, translated from the coding sequence ATGAAGAAGATAATATTACCGTTATTAGTAGTTATCTCTATTTTTATAATGGCAATTTACTCACCTAAACTCAGTGTGGATTTAAAGGGAAAGACAAAGTTTCCACAAGAGTTTGTAAAGGGTGAAGTAACTAAGGTTATAGATGAAGAGTTAATGAAAGATCCTATTATGAAAGGAAAATTTAGAGGTGGACAAAATTTAGAAGTAAAAATATTAGAAGGAAAGCATAAAGGTGAATCTTTTAAGGTTTATAACTCTCTTAGTGCTCTTCATAATGTTTATGCAGATGTTGGTTTAAAGGCGATATTTACTGTAAGAGAGGAGAAAGATAAGACAACAGTTTGGTTATATAATCTGAAAAGAGATCGAGCAATCTATCTTTTAGGAGCAATTTTTATAGGGGCAGTTTTAATATTAGGTAAAATGAAAGGCTTAAAATCTCTTTTAGCTTTAATTTTTACAGGGTCAGTAATAATTTATATATTATTACCACTTCTTTTTAAAGGAGTAGATCCAATTTCTACTTCGATACTATTATCATCAATTATAATAGTTGTGAGTTTCCTTCTTATAGGAGGTTATGACAGAAAGACATACTCTGCAATAATAGGAACAATAAGTGGAATAACAATTGCAGGATTAATATCTTATGGATTTGGAAAAATAATGAGTTTAAGTGGATTAAATTTATCAGAAGGACAGCAATTACTTTATATAACAAGAGATTTTAAACTTCAAATAGAGGGGCTACTATTTGTTTCGATATTAATAGCTTCTTTAGGGGCAGTTATGGATGTGGCGATGTCTATATCATCATCTGTAAATGAAATTTATCAACATAAAAAAACTTTAACATCAAAAGAACTATTTCATTCAGCAATGGAAATAGGAAAAGATATTGTAGGAACAATGATAAATACATTAATACTTGCATTTGCAGGAGGATCATTACCTCTTATGATGATGATTTGGGGATATGGAATGGTTTATCAACAATTTATAAATATACCAGCTATAGCTATTGAGGTAGTGAATGCTTTGGCTGGAAGTATAGGTATAATAGCAACTGTACCGGTAACGGCAGTTGTTTCAATATTATTAATAAAAAGAAAAGGGGAGGAAAAATAG